In Palleronia sp. LCG004, a single window of DNA contains:
- a CDS encoding GAF domain-containing sensor histidine kinase yields MDTDHSFIREIADIQAVEQVSPILDVCTRVTGMRFAAVTCITGDQWTVCDVVDHLGLGLEPGAVLDLDETFCKAVRETGAPVTIDDAERDPSLRDHAVYRRFGARSHIAVPIVRADGTLFGTLCALDPDPKELSQSGIVAMFELFSRMIANALDANDHLRDEQNSAALREEFIGVVGHDLRNPISALSAGLRMIERTGTADPGLTAEMRRAIDRSFTIIDNLLDLTRGRLGNGIDAELKPVDLAQIVSDVAGELRIAGEVEIRLDLDLPPLVVCDPQRLGQLVSNLISNAVDHRDPGTPIHVEAQQVRNHIRLSVTNHGRPIRREERFKLFLPFQRGENGAQGGLGLGLYIASEIAKAHRGRIAVRSDDGTTTFTLTMPAELG; encoded by the coding sequence ATGGATACAGACCATTCCTTCATTCGCGAGATCGCCGACATCCAGGCGGTCGAACAGGTATCGCCGATCCTCGATGTCTGCACGCGCGTGACCGGAATGCGGTTCGCCGCCGTGACCTGCATCACCGGCGATCAATGGACCGTCTGCGACGTCGTCGATCATCTGGGCCTCGGGCTCGAACCCGGTGCCGTGCTCGACCTCGACGAGACCTTCTGCAAGGCGGTGCGCGAGACCGGCGCGCCCGTCACGATCGACGATGCCGAACGCGACCCCTCCCTGCGCGACCACGCAGTCTATCGCCGCTTCGGCGCGCGCAGCCATATCGCGGTGCCGATCGTGCGCGCCGACGGCACGCTCTTCGGCACGCTCTGCGCCCTCGATCCCGACCCCAAGGAGCTTTCGCAGAGCGGCATCGTCGCCATGTTCGAGCTCTTCTCGCGAATGATCGCCAACGCGCTCGATGCGAACGACCATCTCAGGGACGAGCAGAACAGCGCCGCCCTGCGCGAGGAATTCATCGGCGTGGTGGGCCACGACCTGCGCAACCCGATCTCGGCGCTCTCGGCCGGGCTGCGCATGATCGAGCGGACCGGCACGGCCGATCCCGGCCTCACGGCCGAGATGCGACGCGCCATCGACCGGTCCTTCACGATCATCGACAACCTGCTCGACCTGACGCGCGGACGGCTCGGAAACGGGATCGACGCCGAGCTGAAGCCCGTGGACCTTGCCCAGATCGTCAGCGACGTCGCGGGCGAACTCCGGATCGCCGGCGAGGTCGAGATCCGGCTCGACCTCGATCTCCCGCCCCTCGTCGTGTGCGATCCGCAAAGATTGGGGCAGCTCGTCTCGAACCTCATCTCCAACGCCGTCGATCACCGCGATCCCGGCACGCCGATTCATGTCGAGGCGCAGCAAGTACGCAACCATATCCGGCTCTCGGTCACGAATCATGGTCGTCCGATCCGGCGCGAGGAACGCTTCAAGCTGTTCCTGCCCTTCCAGAGAGGCGAGAACGGCGCACAGGGGGGGCTCGGCCTCGGCCTCTATATCGCGTCGGAGATCGCCAAGGCGCATCGCGGACGCATCGCCGTCCGTTCCGACGACGGTACCACGACCTTCACGCTCACCATGCCGGCCGAACTCGGCTAG
- a CDS encoding queuosine precursor transporter: MTRLLPGILAMAAIVVASNILVQILFGQWLTWGAFTYPLAFLVTDLTNRLLGARDARKVVLAGFVVGLACSFVGTRIEGEFGPLVTWRVALGSASAFLVAQLLDVALFDRLRGGRWWRAPLVSSLVGSAVDTAIFFTVAFSAALVFLEPGNDVGWANEVLPILGVGPAAPLWISLALADWGVKLALALIALVPFRMVVTALRPRLA; encoded by the coding sequence ATGACCCGCCTTCTTCCCGGCATCCTTGCCATGGCCGCAATCGTCGTGGCCTCGAACATCCTCGTGCAGATCCTCTTCGGTCAATGGCTGACGTGGGGGGCGTTCACCTATCCGCTGGCCTTCCTCGTCACGGACCTCACCAACCGCCTGCTTGGGGCGCGCGACGCGCGCAAGGTCGTGCTGGCGGGCTTCGTCGTGGGGCTGGCCTGCTCCTTCGTCGGCACCCGGATCGAGGGGGAGTTCGGGCCGCTCGTCACCTGGCGGGTGGCGCTCGGATCGGCGAGCGCGTTCCTCGTGGCGCAGCTTCTCGACGTTGCGCTCTTCGATCGGCTCAGGGGCGGGCGCTGGTGGCGCGCGCCGCTGGTCTCGTCGCTGGTCGGATCCGCGGTCGACACCGCCATCTTCTTTACCGTCGCGTTCAGCGCGGCGCTCGTCTTTCTCGAGCCGGGCAACGATGTCGGCTGGGCCAACGAGGTGCTGCCGATCCTGGGCGTCGGCCCTGCGGCCCCCCTCTGGATCAGTCTCGCGCTGGCCGATTGGGGCGTGAAGCTGGCGCTCGCGTTGATCGCGCTCGTGCCCTTCAGAATGGTGGTCACGGCCCTGAGACCACGGCTTGCGTAA
- the arfB gene encoding alternative ribosome rescue aminoacyl-tRNA hydrolase ArfB, whose amino-acid sequence MGLRITDTITIEDWEIVEQFTRSGGPGGQNVNKVSTAVELRFEAERSPNLPGPVKARLRRLAGRRWTNEGALLIQVSETRHQARNREIARERLADLVRAATQKPKRRIPTRPTLGSKRRRLDAKKARGSVKSLRGRVDPD is encoded by the coding sequence ATGGGCCTGCGCATCACCGACACGATCACGATCGAGGATTGGGAAATCGTCGAGCAGTTCACCCGCTCGGGTGGACCGGGCGGGCAGAACGTCAACAAGGTTTCCACCGCAGTCGAATTGCGGTTCGAGGCCGAACGCTCTCCGAACCTGCCGGGGCCGGTGAAGGCGCGTCTGAGGCGACTTGCCGGGCGGCGCTGGACGAACGAGGGCGCGCTTCTCATCCAGGTGAGCGAGACGCGCCATCAGGCCCGCAATCGCGAGATCGCGCGCGAGCGGCTGGCCGATCTGGTCCGCGCCGCCACGCAGAAGCCCAAGCGCCGCATCCCGACGCGGCCCACGCTCGGATCGAAGCGGCGCAGACTCGACGCGAAGAAGGCCCGCGGGAGCGTCAAGTCGCTGCGCGGGCGGGTCGATCCCGACTAG
- the pncB gene encoding nicotinate phosphoribosyltransferase has translation MADIAARVWNHKWKIDPIVRSLIDTDFYKLLMCQSVFRQRPDTQVRFSLINRTTSVPLARLVDEGELREQLDHVRSLSLARGESTWMRGNTFYGKRQMFTPEFMDWFENLRLPPYQLETKGDQYELTFEGSWPEVMLWEIPALAILMELRSRAVLNDMGRFELQVLYARAMTKLWEKVERLRGLDGLRIADFGTRRRHSFLWQDWCVQAMHEGLGESFTGTSNCLIAKNRDLEAIGTNAHELPMVYAALAETDEGLARAPYDVLSDWHEEHDGNLRVILPDTYGTEGFLRHAPDWLAGWTGIRIDSGDPAAGAETAIRWWRERGEDPRRKLVIFSDGLDDDKIAELHHQFAGRVRVSFGWGTLLTNDFRGLTENDALAPFSLVCKAVSADGRPTVKLSDNPEKAMGPADEVARYKRVFDVGQQERRAVFV, from the coding sequence ATGGCGGATATCGCCGCGCGCGTTTGGAACCACAAGTGGAAGATCGATCCGATCGTCCGCTCGTTGATCGACACCGATTTCTACAAGCTGCTGATGTGTCAGTCGGTGTTCAGGCAGCGGCCCGATACGCAGGTGCGCTTCAGCCTGATCAACCGCACCACGTCCGTGCCACTTGCCCGGCTGGTGGACGAGGGCGAGCTGCGCGAGCAGCTCGACCATGTGCGATCGCTGTCGCTGGCGCGCGGGGAATCGACCTGGATGCGCGGCAACACCTTCTACGGCAAGCGGCAGATGTTCACACCGGAATTCATGGACTGGTTCGAGAACCTGCGCCTGCCGCCCTACCAGCTCGAGACGAAGGGCGACCAGTACGAGCTGACCTTCGAGGGGTCGTGGCCCGAGGTGATGCTCTGGGAGATCCCGGCCCTTGCGATCCTGATGGAGCTGAGGAGCCGCGCGGTCCTGAACGACATGGGCCGGTTCGAGCTTCAGGTCCTCTATGCCCGCGCGATGACCAAGCTGTGGGAAAAGGTCGAGCGGTTGCGCGGGCTCGACGGGCTCAGGATCGCCGATTTCGGCACGCGGCGACGTCATTCCTTTCTCTGGCAGGATTGGTGCGTGCAGGCCATGCACGAGGGGCTGGGCGAGAGTTTCACGGGCACGTCGAACTGCCTCATCGCCAAGAACCGGGACCTCGAGGCGATCGGGACGAACGCACACGAGCTGCCCATGGTCTATGCGGCCCTCGCCGAGACGGACGAGGGGCTGGCCCGCGCGCCATACGACGTCTTGTCGGACTGGCACGAGGAACATGACGGCAACCTGCGCGTGATCCTGCCCGACACCTACGGGACCGAGGGGTTCCTGAGACATGCGCCCGACTGGCTGGCGGGGTGGACCGGCATCCGCATCGACAGCGGCGATCCCGCGGCGGGGGCCGAGACCGCGATCCGCTGGTGGCGCGAGCGCGGCGAGGATCCTCGCCGCAAGCTCGTCATCTTTTCCGACGGGCTCGACGACGACAAGATCGCCGAGCTGCACCACCAGTTCGCCGGCCGGGTCCGGGTGAGCTTCGGCTGGGGCACGCTGCTGACGAACGATTTCCGCGGTCTGACCGAGAACGACGCGCTCGCGCCCTTCTCACTCGTCTGCAAGGCGGTGTCGGCCGACGGACGCCCGACGGTCAAGCTTTCGGACAATCCCGAAAAGGCGATGGGACCGGCCGATGAGGTCGCGCGGTACAAGCGCGTCTTCGACGTGGGCCAGCAGGAGCGGCGCGCCGTTTTCGTC
- a CDS encoding esterase-like activity of phytase family protein, producing the protein MPSRTRALILGTLLTISAVPAGAADLVGAYRWDRDAEGHGGFSGIELSEDGTEFVAISDRSRIVRGRILREDGVITGIEAGPIERLLDLEGDRMSQDYGDSEGLAVGPDGDVYISFEGSASRVWRYDGVHPTDLPRHPDFDLLSHNGALEALAISQDGTLYTMPEVAPGGLPFPVWRLDGEEWDLAFTLEDRGYALVEADFDDRGRLYVLERRFLGIGFQSRVRRIELDGDEVLSDEILFESALREHDNLEGLSVWRDDAGHLRLTMISDDNFIALQRTEIVEYSVPD; encoded by the coding sequence ATGCCAAGCCGTACTCGTGCGCTGATCCTCGGGACGCTCTTGACGATTTCGGCCGTGCCCGCGGGCGCGGCCGATCTCGTCGGGGCCTACCGTTGGGACCGCGATGCCGAGGGGCATGGCGGGTTCTCGGGTATCGAGCTGAGCGAGGACGGCACGGAATTCGTCGCGATTTCCGACCGGTCGCGGATCGTGCGCGGCCGGATCCTGCGGGAGGACGGCGTCATCACCGGGATCGAGGCAGGCCCGATCGAGCGGCTGCTGGACCTCGAGGGCGACAGGATGAGCCAGGATTACGGCGACAGCGAGGGGCTCGCCGTCGGGCCGGATGGCGATGTCTACATCTCGTTCGAGGGGAGCGCATCGCGTGTCTGGCGCTATGACGGGGTGCATCCGACAGATCTGCCCCGCCATCCCGATTTCGACCTTCTGAGCCATAACGGCGCGCTCGAGGCGCTGGCGATCTCGCAGGACGGCACGCTTTATACCATGCCGGAGGTCGCGCCGGGGGGCCTGCCCTTCCCGGTCTGGCGGCTCGACGGCGAGGAATGGGATCTGGCCTTCACGCTCGAGGATCGGGGATACGCGCTGGTCGAGGCCGATTTCGACGATCGCGGGCGGCTCTACGTGCTCGAACGGCGGTTCCTCGGCATCGGGTTCCAGTCGCGCGTGCGGCGGATCGAGCTCGACGGAGACGAGGTCCTGTCGGACGAGATCCTGTTCGAGAGCGCCCTGCGGGAGCACGACAATCTCGAGGGATTGTCGGTCTGGCGCGACGACGCGGGACATCTTCGTCTGACGATGATCTCGGACGACAACTTCATCGCGCTGCAACGGACCGAGATCGTGGAATACTCCGTCCCCGACTGA